The Terriglobus tenax genome contains a region encoding:
- a CDS encoding ExbD/TolR family protein, whose amino-acid sequence MAFSSGGKTQTSLAEINMTPLIDVVLVLLLIFMLTAPVLQSGIDVAVPKTRSVNQVTEERQVVTINKDQQVFLQDKPVNVNELPGLLRRGSSDPAKKIIYLRADERVPFGAFASVMDAVKQAGITNISIVTQPIEK is encoded by the coding sequence ATGGCTTTCTCCAGCGGCGGTAAGACGCAGACCTCGCTCGCAGAGATCAACATGACGCCGCTGATTGACGTCGTGCTGGTATTGCTGCTTATCTTCATGCTCACCGCGCCGGTGCTGCAGTCCGGCATTGACGTGGCTGTGCCCAAAACGCGCTCGGTCAACCAGGTAACCGAGGAGCGGCAGGTGGTCACCATCAACAAGGACCAGCAGGTCTTTCTGCAGGACAAGCCGGTCAACGTCAATGAGCTGCCGGGGTTGCTGCGCCGCGGCTCGTCTGACCCGGCAAAGAAGATCATCTACCTGCGTGCCGACGAGCGCGTTCCCTTCGGCGCCTTCGCCTCAGTAATGGACGCGGTGAAACAGGCCGGAATCACCAACATCAGCATCGTGACCCAGCCCATCGAGAAGTAG
- a CDS encoding MotA/TolQ/ExbB proton channel family protein yields the protein MSPMHLFASFLLRLQETAADQQAAPLSPSAGNSSAIVEMIHNSGPIALGVLVLLALGSVFSWAIIFSKWSGFRRAQTQSQRFVRAFRKSNRLSEIATVAEQFKPSPLVSVFAEINDEYQRQTGGRGLPRNPLALERAAQTASSEALTRLESRLTWLATIAAIAPFVGLFGTVMGIIDAFHGLGTQGAATLRAVAPGISEALITTAAGLVVAIPAVIGYNQFTARLREFGSRMDDFGRELLSAIENAAMAQPPAAPPVEERRVRQY from the coding sequence ATGAGCCCAATGCACCTGTTCGCCTCCTTCCTCCTGCGTTTGCAGGAGACCGCCGCCGATCAACAGGCTGCGCCGCTTTCACCCTCCGCGGGCAATAGCTCCGCCATTGTGGAGATGATCCACAACTCCGGCCCCATTGCTCTGGGCGTGCTGGTGTTGCTGGCGCTCGGGAGTGTTTTCTCGTGGGCGATCATCTTCTCCAAATGGTCCGGCTTCCGTCGCGCGCAAACCCAGTCGCAGCGTTTTGTCCGGGCCTTCCGCAAGTCCAACCGGCTGAGCGAGATTGCCACTGTCGCCGAGCAGTTCAAGCCGTCGCCGCTGGTCAGTGTCTTTGCTGAGATCAACGACGAGTACCAGCGCCAGACCGGCGGTCGCGGACTTCCCCGCAACCCGCTCGCCCTGGAACGCGCGGCGCAGACGGCCTCCTCCGAGGCGCTGACCCGGCTGGAATCCCGTCTGACCTGGCTGGCGACGATCGCCGCAATTGCGCCGTTTGTCGGCCTTTTCGGCACCGTCATGGGCATTATTGACGCCTTCCATGGCCTGGGAACCCAGGGTGCGGCAACGCTGCGCGCCGTGGCTCCGGGTATCTCCGAGGCGCTGATCACGACCGCTGCGGGCCTGGTCGTCGCGATTCCGGCGGTAATCGGCTACAACCAGTTCACCGCTCGCCTGCGGGAGTTCGGCTCGCGGATGGATGACTTCGGCCGCGAACTGCTCTCGGCGATCGAAAACGCAGCCATGGCCCAGCCACCTGCCGCACCTCCAGTCGAGGAGCGCCGGGTGCGCCAGTACTAA
- a CDS encoding TonB family protein produces MPNDRTWTEQDPLGGNIAGSVILHALILGGVVAAGYITHRGDTWGAASAQTSAIQASMVSAIPLPNTQRFDEKQVLTSETPSPAPKEAKPETVTPPKADEIPIPVKQTPKKPQVAEKETPAPPKHPQPVTPPKPNVAQTGETSGVRIAQSTMQVTNGTASVAVQDSAFGARYAYYVNVVNRTVARNWFTQEADPRASVGRSVTIIFDILRDGTPSNVRMGQRSGSPSLDASAQHALERVDGFGPLPAGDHITVEYTFHYQPH; encoded by the coding sequence ATGCCGAACGACCGCACATGGACGGAACAGGACCCGCTCGGCGGCAATATCGCCGGGTCAGTGATTCTGCACGCCCTGATTCTCGGCGGCGTGGTGGCCGCGGGCTATATCACCCATCGCGGCGATACCTGGGGCGCGGCCTCGGCGCAGACCAGCGCCATCCAGGCCTCCATGGTCTCGGCCATTCCACTGCCCAACACCCAGCGCTTTGACGAAAAGCAGGTTCTGACCTCCGAGACGCCGAGTCCCGCACCTAAAGAGGCCAAGCCTGAGACGGTAACTCCGCCCAAAGCCGATGAAATTCCTATCCCGGTCAAACAGACGCCGAAGAAGCCGCAGGTGGCGGAAAAGGAGACTCCTGCGCCGCCCAAGCATCCGCAGCCGGTCACTCCTCCCAAGCCGAACGTAGCCCAGACAGGCGAAACCTCCGGCGTTCGTATTGCGCAGTCGACCATGCAGGTGACCAACGGGACGGCCTCGGTTGCCGTACAGGACTCCGCTTTCGGAGCGCGGTACGCCTACTACGTCAACGTTGTGAACCGCACGGTCGCCCGGAACTGGTTCACCCAGGAAGCGGACCCTCGCGCCTCCGTGGGACGCAGCGTGACCATTATTTTTGACATTCTGCGGGACGGCACACCAAGCAACGTCCGCATGGGGCAACGCTCGGGCTCGCCGTCGCTCGATGCATCAGCACAGCATGCATTGGAGCGGGTGGATGGCTTCGGTCCCCTGCCCGCCGGCGACCACATCACGGTGGAGTACACCTTTCATTACCAGCCACACTGA
- the tolB gene encoding Tol-Pal system beta propeller repeat protein TolB, protein MQSPSRKFNVLLAFVAAVVTAAVPARAQDWFKTETSTGVDKIRIAAADFKQGSADAAALKRTFDSVFYADLGNAGLFDLVSKSMLPQLTPGAPSEMNVQQWGAAPVNAAMVAFGSATVQSGKLVVNGWLFDAKNVQYPQVLAKQYTEDATDDSARQIAHRFADEIIFRLGGGVPGIAETKIVYVHQAGGSKEIWMMDYDGANQHQITHLGTVSLSPRISPDNTRIAFSSLGKDGWGIRMYSLVLGRMVGFPIFGGTNLSPAWSSTGANLAFSSSRTGDPEIWVTDANGNGAHRVTSFRGPDVSPVWNPRTNAQIAWISGRSGLPQLYIMDADGAGVTRLTDIGYATSPSWSPNGQFLTFAWNRKYGPGAPGGQDIYVQEVSPGAGGSYRWVQVTHDNGRCDFPSWSPDGRHIVYASTASGKMEIWTMLADGTQKRRLTTNGGNDMPNWSWK, encoded by the coding sequence ATGCAAAGTCCGTCGCGTAAGTTCAACGTTCTTCTAGCGTTCGTGGCCGCTGTCGTTACCGCGGCTGTACCGGCGCGTGCCCAGGACTGGTTCAAGACCGAAACCAGCACCGGCGTCGACAAGATCCGCATCGCGGCCGCTGACTTCAAGCAGGGCTCCGCCGATGCGGCTGCGCTGAAGCGCACCTTCGATTCCGTGTTTTATGCCGATCTGGGCAATGCCGGTTTGTTTGACCTGGTTTCGAAGAGCATGCTGCCGCAGCTCACACCGGGCGCTCCCAGCGAGATGAACGTTCAGCAGTGGGGAGCTGCCCCGGTCAACGCCGCCATGGTCGCCTTTGGATCGGCGACCGTGCAGTCCGGCAAACTCGTCGTCAACGGCTGGCTGTTCGACGCCAAGAACGTACAGTACCCGCAGGTGCTGGCCAAACAGTACACCGAAGATGCCACCGACGACTCGGCTCGCCAGATTGCCCACCGCTTCGCCGATGAGATTATCTTCCGGCTGGGTGGCGGCGTTCCCGGCATTGCCGAGACAAAGATCGTCTACGTCCACCAGGCCGGAGGCTCCAAAGAGATCTGGATGATGGACTACGACGGCGCCAACCAGCACCAGATCACCCATCTTGGAACGGTTTCCCTTTCGCCGCGTATTTCTCCGGACAACACGCGCATCGCCTTCTCATCGCTGGGCAAGGATGGCTGGGGAATTCGCATGTACTCGCTGGTACTTGGCCGCATGGTTGGCTTCCCCATCTTCGGGGGTACGAACCTGTCTCCGGCGTGGTCTTCCACGGGAGCGAATCTCGCCTTCTCCAGCTCACGCACGGGCGACCCTGAAATCTGGGTGACCGACGCGAATGGCAACGGCGCCCACCGCGTAACCAGCTTCCGCGGACCGGATGTCTCCCCAGTCTGGAACCCGCGTACCAACGCGCAGATTGCCTGGATCAGCGGCCGCAGCGGCCTTCCCCAGCTCTACATCATGGATGCGGACGGCGCAGGAGTAACCCGCCTGACCGATATCGGCTACGCCACCTCACCCTCATGGTCCCCCAATGGCCAGTTCCTCACCTTCGCGTGGAACCGCAAGTACGGTCCCGGAGCACCGGGCGGCCAGGATATCTACGTTCAGGAAGTCTCCCCCGGAGCCGGCGGGTCGTACCGCTGGGTCCAGGTGACGCATGACAACGGACGCTGCGACTTCCCGTCGTGGTCGCCCGATGGCCGCCACATCGTTTACGCCAGCACCGCCAGCGGCAAGATGGAGATCTGGACCATGCTGGCGGATGGCACGCAGAAGCGCCGCCTGACCACAAATGGCGGCAACGACATGCCCAACTGGAGCTGGAAATAA
- the pal gene encoding peptidoglycan-associated lipoprotein Pal — MNVSALRKMTVLAIALAFGAAGCHKKASAPPPYTAPDVPASPAPTANITAEPLAIDLGQSVVLNWRTTNATSVTIDGIGAVNVNGTQTVTPSSSTNFHLVAKGDGGTAEANVRVTVRVPETPTVPTANADMGTDAEFARNVQDIFFDYDSYDVRTDAQGSISASASYLAAHPAIKVVIGGYCDERGSAEYNLALGENRANAAKTSLVNAGVAPSRIRVISYGKEKQFCTDQTEACWQQNRRAQFSLDR, encoded by the coding sequence ATGAACGTATCCGCTCTTCGCAAGATGACCGTTCTGGCTATTGCGCTGGCTTTTGGCGCTGCCGGATGCCACAAGAAGGCTTCGGCTCCCCCGCCGTATACCGCTCCCGATGTTCCGGCCAGCCCTGCACCAACGGCCAACATCACCGCTGAGCCGCTGGCCATCGATCTGGGTCAGTCCGTGGTTCTGAACTGGCGCACCACCAATGCGACCTCGGTCACCATTGACGGCATCGGCGCTGTCAACGTGAACGGTACCCAGACGGTGACCCCCTCCAGCTCGACCAACTTCCACCTGGTGGCCAAGGGCGATGGCGGTACGGCAGAGGCCAACGTTCGCGTGACCGTGCGTGTTCCTGAGACCCCGACCGTGCCGACCGCCAATGCCGACATGGGTACGGACGCCGAGTTCGCTCGCAACGTGCAGGACATCTTCTTCGATTACGACAGCTACGACGTTCGCACCGATGCGCAGGGCTCCATCTCGGCCTCTGCCAGCTACCTGGCCGCTCATCCGGCCATCAAGGTGGTCATCGGCGGCTACTGCGACGAGCGTGGATCGGCGGAGTACAACCTGGCCCTGGGCGAAAACCGCGCCAATGCCGCGAAGACCTCCCTGGTCAACGCTGGTGTCGCTCCCTCGCGCATCCGCGTTATCAGCTACGGCAAGGAAAAGCAGTTCTGCACCGACCAGACCGAGGCCTGCTGGCAGCAGAACCGCCGTGCACAGTTCTCGCTCGACCGCTAG
- a CDS encoding dihydrodipicolinate synthase family protein has protein sequence MFMLLDGLHIPAATPFYPDGRVYLRKLEHNVAHYAMTPAAGIALLAGPGEPEMLTDAETREVLAVAARAASPEKVLWAGAGRPSVAATLELIQYAAGLGYDVALVQVPALRPDVYFAPVADASELPVVILDAEAKLSSEEIASLSRHPRIFGVVTGTDDIAGVLSATADAPKRDVVVTPIFAAVTGRMLATDRNETGTFVNAGALSEGGTAVAVAPSKPAMKTRTRNVGFQVIAAADAGMVDALASGAQGLLTAFTASAPQACHEVYAAWKDGDPKLAAEKQTRIAAPAKGIVEGLGIAGVKYAADLTGYYGGTPRLPRLPLTADQRAEVEGLMYGIRS, from the coding sequence ATGTTCATGCTGCTTGATGGACTGCATATTCCTGCCGCCACTCCGTTTTATCCCGATGGCCGCGTGTATTTGCGCAAGCTGGAACACAATGTTGCGCACTATGCGATGACGCCTGCCGCGGGCATCGCTCTTCTTGCCGGACCCGGTGAGCCGGAGATGCTGACCGATGCGGAGACGCGTGAGGTGCTGGCCGTTGCTGCCCGTGCGGCATCGCCGGAGAAGGTTCTGTGGGCTGGCGCAGGTCGCCCCAGTGTGGCTGCAACGCTGGAACTGATTCAGTATGCCGCCGGCCTTGGCTATGACGTCGCCCTGGTGCAGGTGCCTGCGCTGCGGCCCGATGTGTACTTTGCCCCCGTGGCAGATGCGAGCGAGTTACCTGTCGTGATTCTGGATGCCGAGGCGAAACTCTCCTCAGAAGAGATTGCTTCGCTGTCGCGGCATCCGCGGATATTCGGCGTTGTGACCGGTACGGACGATATCGCGGGCGTACTCTCCGCCACTGCAGATGCTCCGAAAAGGGACGTCGTGGTCACGCCGATTTTTGCCGCTGTGACCGGACGAATGCTTGCGACTGATCGCAATGAGACGGGGACTTTTGTGAATGCAGGCGCGTTGTCAGAGGGAGGCACGGCTGTTGCTGTGGCCCCATCAAAGCCAGCCATGAAGACACGTACCCGAAACGTGGGCTTCCAGGTGATCGCTGCCGCGGATGCAGGCATGGTGGACGCCCTGGCGTCCGGTGCCCAGGGGCTGCTGACGGCCTTTACCGCCAGCGCTCCGCAGGCCTGCCACGAGGTGTATGCCGCGTGGAAGGACGGAGACCCTAAGCTGGCTGCTGAGAAGCAGACCCGCATTGCGGCGCCGGCGAAGGGAATTGTTGAGGGCCTGGGGATTGCCGGTGTGAAGTACGCGGCGGACCTGACGGGATATTACGGCGGAACGCCCCGGCTGCCTCGCCTGCCGCTTACGGCGGATCAGCGTGCCGAGGTGGAAGGTCTGATGTACGGCATCCGCAGTTAG
- a CDS encoding tetratricopeptide repeat protein, whose amino-acid sequence MKLLRIAPAALFACSLFVSPAFAVNKDMVQLQTQVQQLQESVARLQQANDERMGVLRDLVQQTADSVNRMSVSVNTLQKQMSTSSETEAGKTEQLSNQVQSLNDSMDELKARLGRMEKALSDLQNQQQSINAKLDNGVPSGGSNMPPAGANPVPDTAVPYTPPPAATPTPRKGGKPAAGTPMSQGVDPNAAQQPVAESAPPVSDLYQTAYSDYVAAKYALASAEFNRVIQFYPDNALSGNANFYLGEIDYRAGKFPSAIKFYDKVLEQYPGNNKIALSHLHKGYALIATRQEAAGARELRALIARYPGTPEANQARVKLNGLKRAAN is encoded by the coding sequence ATGAAGCTTCTGCGCATTGCACCTGCAGCCCTGTTCGCCTGCTCGCTTTTCGTCTCCCCGGCATTTGCCGTCAACAAGGACATGGTGCAACTGCAGACCCAGGTGCAGCAGTTGCAGGAGTCCGTCGCGCGCCTGCAGCAGGCCAACGATGAGCGCATGGGCGTTCTCCGCGACCTGGTGCAGCAGACCGCCGACTCCGTCAACCGCATGTCGGTCTCCGTCAATACGCTGCAGAAACAGATGTCGACCAGTTCGGAGACCGAGGCAGGAAAGACCGAACAGCTCAGCAACCAGGTGCAGTCCCTCAACGACTCCATGGATGAGCTGAAGGCCCGTCTTGGCCGCATGGAAAAGGCACTGAGCGACCTGCAGAACCAGCAGCAGTCCATCAACGCCAAGCTGGATAACGGAGTTCCCTCAGGCGGTTCGAACATGCCTCCTGCCGGTGCGAACCCTGTACCGGATACCGCTGTTCCCTACACACCTCCGCCGGCAGCTACACCGACTCCCCGCAAGGGCGGTAAACCTGCCGCAGGCACGCCGATGAGCCAGGGCGTCGACCCAAATGCCGCACAGCAGCCGGTGGCGGAATCAGCCCCCCCGGTCAGCGACCTGTACCAGACCGCGTACTCGGATTATGTTGCCGCCAAGTATGCCCTGGCGTCGGCAGAGTTCAACCGGGTGATCCAGTTCTACCCGGACAACGCTCTGTCCGGAAACGCGAACTTCTACCTAGGCGAGATCGACTACCGCGCCGGGAAGTTCCCTTCCGCCATCAAGTTCTATGACAAGGTGCTGGAGCAGTATCCGGGCAACAACAAGATCGCCCTCTCTCATCTGCACAAGGGCTATGCCCTGATCGCTACCAGGCAGGAGGCTGCAGGCGCCCGTGAGTTGCGCGCGTTGATCGCACGCTATCCCGGAACGCCGGAAGCGAATCAGGCGCGCGTCAAGCTGAATGGCCTGAAGCGCGCCGCCAACTAA